CGCGCCTCCCCCGCCCCGCGCCACACTCTCCGCGTGCGCCTCTTTCTCGAAGCGGTCGAGCAGGAACTCGAAGACGCCGTGGGAGACCTGTCCCAcgccctcgctcctcctcctctcgttcaCCAGCTCCAGCCAGGCGTGGTCCTCCTCGTCCAGGTCGTACTCCACCTCctcgtcctgctcctcctccgtctTCTCCTCGTAGCGGTACAGCGAGGAGGGCCTCCCGGGCACAGCTGGGAGGTTGTACTCCACCCTGCGGAGCTTTGGTTCAGGCAGGACTGGGCCAGTctgtgctccccctccccctcctcctcctcccccccctccccctcgagAGTTCCCCCCAGGAGCGGAGGGGGCGGGAGCAGCcatggcggcggcggcggcgtttCTCCTCTCCTGGTTCTTCTTCAGCCGGGCGGAGCGGAGTGGCGCCCGCTGAAGCTGCTGGGAGTTCTCCTTGTTGCTGTTGCACTCCAGGATCTCCTGGGAGACGGGGTCATCGTCCGAAACAACCTCCAGCTTGTCGTAGATGCTGAGTCGGTGCGTGCGCCcggccacctccacctccacctgccgcTGGGCTTGGGCGTAGGTCAGGGTGTGCTTGTTGGGGGACGgatggatgggggaggggggccgctGAGGGGGGCGCTGGGGGACGGGGGTCCGGGGGTGACGGGACTTCCTCCTCATCACGAAGGCGACGGCAGCtgtggagaggcagacaggaagtcaggaagAGTGAGAGGACAACAAGAAGCAAGGAGGTAAGGAAGAGTTGAGTGACAGGCCCTGATTGGTCAGGATCAGAGGACATGAAACTGAGAATTGGGGAGGGAACAAAAAGGAAGTTGggtaaaaggagagaggagagacacacaggaagcagagtAGAGAAAACACTCTGATTGGTTCAGTCATGGTAGTGAAGATAACAACAACCAGGAAATAGACATGCAACTGAGAGAacacagggaggcagacaggaagcagagtaAGGCTGAGCTGAGGAAACAATCTGATTGGTTCAGTGAAGGTAGTGACAGTAAGGGCAACCAGGAAGTAGACATGTAACTGACAAGGCATGTGTACAGATGGAGCAATCCTTTTTCATTGTGTAACAGCATTACGAAGCCTGACGCCTATCACTTTAACACTTTAAATATATCATGCAAGCATTAATTCACAACTCCATAACACAGCCAAGCACCACTGACCGCACAATTTAAAAGGCTGCCTTTTCATCTCACTGCTGATCTAGAGTGGATGAAATTGcctgggggggggtgttgggggggtacATTACAGTGCAAGGCCATTCAGCATTTATTTGCTATAAAAGCtattaacatgtgtgtgtgtgtgtgtgtgtgggggggggggggtcgaccgGGGAGGGGGGTGCACTTAGTGACTAAAATGTGCCACTTTAAAGCATATAGGTGTGATAATGATAAGGTACATGTCTGGTTTATGTTGCAGAGATAAACATAGGTTTCCTTCAGCGATAACTGCTGCCACATCCCCCCGCAGTGGATTCAACTGTCAAGATAACAGCGGAACTAAACACATTTCATTCAATCTCAGCGTCCAGGCTTTGGTCTGGATAAGGGGCGTTTTCACTCCGAGAGATTCAAAACAATCGGGAAAGTTGGGAAACTAACAGGATAATGTTTTAAGTTGAGATGTTGGTAAACAAACAATGCAATTCCGAGGGTTACGACTACTTCTGTAAACTAATGGCAGAGTCATCTATTTTGTGTTCGAGTAGCGGTGGCATTTAACTGGACGTGTATGGATAGCAAGTCTCTGCTGTAAAGCTTTCCTACCATTGCAACACTGGTTCATCACAAAAGCGATGGATCTTTCTCTGCCCACAGCAGACACGGGAAGCCAGAAGCGAATTCCTAACAATaacatttgcaagctagcttCAACTAGCTAGGAAACGACCAAATGGCGTCAGTAGAACGGGCAACGGGGCTTTAAACATGTAGCTAGTTTGATAtgttagcaagttagctggcAATGTAGATTGAAGCTGGTTGGCTGTTAAGCACGGGATTTGGAATATATCTCCGCTATTTGCCCGTGAATGCATGGTACAAAATATAAACAAAAACACGCAAAGCTTACCTCGGTCCAGACAGCTTTGCTAGCCGTGGGTAGTGTGTCACCAGCAGTCTTTCAAAGCAATGGCGATACGGCCTGCTCAAAAGAGACTGGGATTCCGTACGCAATGTTCTCATCCAACGAGCAATGCTTGAGCTATTCAGACATAAAATATGAGTTCAAAGTTTAGTGCGTTTGGAGTCTCGGAAGCTGTTGAAATGCGGTTTACCATGAGCATAAACGCTGTACTTTATGACAGATTCATGGGTGTGAGATATATCCGCTTCCTAGCTCGGAAGGCTTCAATTGGTTCGTACAGGGCTGCTGCTGTCTGCTTCGCATCCCCCAACACAACAATGCGCTTCGGTAGAATGTCCCACCCGCCCCACGCTGAACGCAACATACGTAGAGCAGCGACGCTAGGTTGTGTTTGTAACGTGGTTactagggggcaggaggggtgcctttcacacacaaaagccagtgacccccaccctctcacccacccCGCTAGTACTGCAGGGCCCCTGCCCAGAGAGAGCCTCTGAACAAAGCACCCATCTCGACAATAGAAAACACCGCAAATAGTAGTCTGTTAGTAGTTCAATTACAAATACACCTTACGGTGTGTTtgtccgttttttttttgtcgttGTTGACACTTTGGTCCATTCATTACTATACTATGGCGGTAGCCTACACTATCGGTTAAATGTGTTGTACATAAATAGTGATAACCTTTAACTAAGAGTAGTCTATTTATTTATCTCTACGCAGTCTTTGGCAGTCTTGACGCTGTGAAACTGCCGCACCCTACACTGACAACTTGATCGCCCCTGTTTCAGACCCTTGGGGTCAAGAAACCCCGTTGGTAGGAGGTGAAATTTTAAGGGCAGAGATAAGGGGAAACAAATAAACAATCATGTTGGGAAATACAGAACCTCTTTATACGATCACGGGGGTAGTGTCATTAGGCGCCTGCAGCGATTTACGGTCCTCGTCCGTAGGGTAAAGTTTACATCAAAGGAATCGTCTTTTAACCAcgagtgttttgttttgtttttatgacACTGTCGCCATATTGTAGCTCGTAAACCGAGTGACATCACGAAAGCGTGTTCCTTCCGTCCAACGCTGTGTGGAGCTGCTTCAGCTCTGCTGCTCGGGAGACAAAGCAACGAACTGGTCCTCCTCCGGATCAATCAAATGTGTCATATTTAACTGTTTAGTAACCGAAACCTTTTGGATTACACGCCACGACCAAATGGTACGTATGCTATGTAGCTCTAATACGATTTCGGATGGTTCTGGTTGAGACAACGTCGTCGTGAGTGCTGGACTGATTCGGTTCTCCGTGTGGTTCTTGTGTTCTCCGGCCAGGGCAGAGTCGGGTTCTGCCAGgttggctaacgttagctaagcCATGTCCTGTACGTGTGGCCTAGTTGACCGTGTCCAGTCACTATCACTACGCGTGTGTTGCCAAAAACACCTCTACCTCGTCCCAGTATTGAGTAGGATCGGTTTGTGAAGTTTGTGCCTTCCCCAGTTATTTTGTTTTTAGGTTCCCATGTGACACTTGACAGGAGATTAGCaagctaagctagctagctaactacgtgcatgtttgttgttgtgtgtagACCGCTAGTAGTAGTAGCGTAGCTAGGTCAGGGGTTAGCTAAAGGCTAGGAGTCTTTCTAATGTCACTGCCGCCCCTACCAAGCAATACTATTTTTATGAAAGAAACTAGCCACTGATATTATAAAATATATGAAAGGTTACAGTAGAATTTGTACAGCCCGACCATTTATTATCCGGTATTGTTTCTTATCCAATCAGTATAACCTTATAACCCGTAGTCATTTAAGGTAGttgtagcttgctagctagtggACTAGCCACTTGCTGTCCtgtcgaaagctagctagtcaaACCCGGAAAAGTTCAAAGCTATGTCGGTGGTATTAACGCAGAGAAAGACCTTAATTACTAGTCAGCTTTTTTGGTAATTGTAGACCTGTCTACTACACGAATCAATAAGATATCCTCATTCACCCTCAATATCAATCATAAGTGTTTATGTTACCGTGGTAGTTTGACTACTATAATCGAAGTCTATTTTGATTATTAAGACCCCTTTTAAAGTTCCAGTGTATGTCGCCCAGTCATATTATAAAACGTAGCTAGTCGTTATTGGGATTATTTTTACAATAAATTATTCTACGGGAAAAgtctttattttatacaaaagaTGGTATAAATGGTTGGTTGATATAAATCTTGTCTAAATTTCCTTCACCTCGTGTATTTTTGTATGAAAACACTCAAACTAACATTGCTAGTAGCCTAGTAATGCGTCGCAGTGGTTTTGGCTATTCGGTGTGGTATGTTTGTCCATTTATCCCAGCCTAATTGAACTGAATAACAAGCAGACATGCTGtgaatgtttaatgtttttatGAATGAACTAAACACAAGTATAATTTTGACTTGgacttacaaaaaaatacaaaatgccAAATTTCAGTCAGTTTTCAGAAGTTCTCTTTTCACTGTGAACcccttctctctgcccctccccccttcacactctctctctctttctgcccctcccttctctctccagatcCAAGAAGTTGGATCCAGCAGGGCATCATTAAATGGAGGCCATGCACGCACCATCTGATCTACACATAAAAACACTGATGGCCGAACTTGCCTGAGCAACACCCATGACCCATAAAACACTGACAAACTGCCTTTGATAGCCAAACCATACGTTCTCCCCGTCCCCCTCCACCCGACCCTGCTGAACCCCCCGGTCTGCCAAGATGGACGGCCAAGATGGCATCTCCCGCGACGGGGAGGACATGGAAGCGAGCCCAGAGCCAGAGGGCAGCgtggagagcaggagaagagaagcGACAGGAACCTGTCTGAAAATCGAAGGCCAGGACGGCTACGTGTTTAAATCCTACAGCTTGACCCCTCGGGACCCTGCAGAGGTCAAACCACCACCCCCTGGACTCCCTGCTGCACAGACAGGTCCCCCCTCGCCACCTGGGCCCCCCTCGCCACCTGGGCCCCCCTCGCCACCTGGGCCCCCCTCGCCACCTGGGCCCCCCTTGCCACCTGGGCCCGCCTCGCCATCTGGGCCTTCGGACGAGGAACCCTCTCAGGTTGATCCGCAGGTATCGGTGTCAGACACGGCGACAGACACTGCCGCTTCCCCACACATCCTGAAAACGGCGATGGAGATAAAGGAAGAGGATCCAGAtgaacaggagggggagggggggcagaacgGAACAGGGGAGGACGTCGTCCGAGACGACGAAGGCTTATCTTTCGACAGCTCGGTGGGTCCCTTTGCAGCAAGAGACACCGACGATTACAGTAATCTGATGAGTGGGTATACGAGTACCCTGTACGACGTTGCTATGGACGCGGTTACCCAGAGCCTCCTCTCATCCATGAGGAGCCCCGCCAACCCCAGAAAAAAATCTCCCGCCTGGAACCATTTTTGTATCTCCCCACGCGACAGCACCAAAGCaatctgtatgtactgtatgaaaGAGTTCAGCCGAGGGAAAAACGAGAAAGACCTGAGCACCAGCTGTCTGATGAGACACGTGAGAAGGGCTCACCCCACTGTGCTTTTGCAGGACGGcgactccatctcctcctccaaccaCCTGACCAATCCCCTCGCCGCCTCTCTATTACCTCCCTCAAACTCACCAAAAAACGGAGATCTCCCGGCAGCTAACTCGACCCCCGCTCAGAGCCGCGCGtcgccctccacctcctctgcggAGGGCTCAGACACGTTGTCCAAAGACGCGTTACCAAAACTCGAACCAAAACTAGAACAGTGCGCCAAAAACGTCTCGGCCGCGGCCTCACCGTTGCCACACACCGATAGCCACGGCGATGAGGCGATGGACGTGGCGATCGAAGCCTTCCAGCCTTCAGCAGCCAAAAGCTCCAGCTCTCGGCGGAGGTCGGCCGTTTGGAAACACTTCTACCTGTCCCCGGCAGACAGCTCCAAAGCAGTGTGCATCCACTGCATGAACGAGTTCAGCCGCGGAAAGAACGGGAAGGACTTGGGGACCAGCTGCTTGATCCGACACATGTGGAGGGCCCACAAGGACATTGTCATCGAGGAAAACGGACAGGGCTCCAATATCCCTCCGCCCTACACCTACCCGCCCACGCTTCTGTCCCGCACGCAGACACAGGACCCCGTGGAGATTAAAAAAGAGtcgcccctccccccgtcctcgCCGGACACCATATCAGACGAAGTGCCCCGTCACGCTGACGACAACATGGAAGTGAAAGAGGAGTCGGAGGATGTTCTCAACCTATCAGGGCAGGAGTCTTCCCTCAACCTGTCCTTTCAAGGACTCCAAGGGGACGAATCCCTTCTCCCCTCATCGCCATTCGACCTCTCCGAAGGCTCCAGCCTCAATCCGGACCAAAGTTCGGTTTTCCAGCAAAACAAAAAGATCATGAAGCGTGTCAAGTCAGAAGTGTGGCACCACTTCATGGTGTCTCCGGTGGACCAGCTCAAGGCCCTGTGCCGGTACTGCCCCTGCGTCATCAGCAGGGGGAAACGCGGAGACTTCGGGACCAGCTGCCTGATGAGGCATCTAATGAGGCGTCACCCCGACGTCCTCAAAAACCAAAAAACCCCAGAGGAGCCGTCCTCTCATCCGTACGCCTCTGCCGGCGCCCACGCGGTCTCACCCAAAGAGACCAAAAGAAACTCAGCCGGTGAAAAAAAGACACTGGCTCTGCCAGTGTTCAGTAAAAAGACGTCAAAACTGTGGAACCATTTCTCCATATCCCCTTCCGATCCCACCAAGGTGGTTTGTTTGCACTGTAGCCGCACAATTAGCCGAGGGAAGAAAACGACAAACCTCGGCACCAGCTGCCTCTTCAGGCACATGCAGAGATTTCACGAACATGTTCTTGAAAGCAACAAAAATAACTCAGGTGATGCGCTGTCTGCTGAATTTCACGTCAAACAAGAGCTCATGGATGCCACGCCCGCGTATGAGGAAAACGGCGAGAAGTTCGACGAGTTCCACCCGGTTGCCAAAAAAATCACCACGCTCGTTGCAGAAATGCTTGCACTGGATCTTCAACCATCAGCCCTGGTGGAGAACGTCGGCCTGAACCGGCTACTGGAATACCTCCAGCCTCAGTATTCCCTGccgtcctcctccttcttcaccagCACTGCCATACCCGACATGTacgagagggtgaaggaggtcGTTCTCACTCACCTGAAGGAGGCGGAGGGCAGCGTCGTCCATTTCACGACCAGCGTCTGGGTCAGCAGCCAGACCAGGGAGTACCTGACTCTCACGGCCCACTGGGCGTGTTACGAGTCCAGCGTCCGTCCCCAGGCTCAGGACTTCCACTGCTCCGCTCTCCTCAGCGTCTCGCTCATCGACGGCGACCGAGACTCCCTGAGGATCCAGAAGCAGCTGGAGTACCTCTGGGACACCTGGGTCACCTCCTCGGGGCTCAAGAAAGGATTCACGGTGACTGACGACGCCGCCGTCCGCATCGTCCTGGAGGACGCGGAGCATGAGACCCTGCAGTGTTTCGGCCACACCGTGGACCTCATCGTGAACGAAGCCATAAAGAGCCAGAGGATGGTTCAGAACCTGCTGAGCATCGCGCGGAAGATCTGCGAGCGCGTGCAGCGCTCGGCCAAAGCCAAGGAGAAGCTGTCCCAGCTGCAGCGGGTCTACCAGCTCCCGGAGAACCAGCTGGTCCAGGACGTACCGTCCAAGTGGAGGACCTCCTTCCTCATGCTGGAACGCCTAGTGGAGCAGAAGAAGGTCATCGACGAGATGTCGATCGAGTGCAATTTCAGGGAAATGATCAGCTGCGACCAGTGGGAGGTAATGCAGTCCGTCTGCAACGCTTTGAAACCCTTCGATGTGGCCTGCAGTGAGATGTGCAGCCGTACGGCCACGCTGGGACAAGTCATACCACTGATCCACATCCTCAACAGGAAGATAGACATGCTTTTCGACGAAACGATGGGCATCGACAACATGCTGAAGTCCCTGAAGGACTCCATGGTCAGCAGGATGTCCTCGACATTACAAGACCCACGATACACCTGGGCCACCATGCTGGATCCCCGCTACAAGACTTCCTTGTTCACAGAGGAAGAGGCGGAGCAATGCAAACAAGAGCTAATCAGAGAGCTTGAGGTGTCCCTTTCTACCTCGACCGGAACCAAGACGTTGTCCAACGGCTGCGGCGAAGGCCGTACTTCGCCCGACAGCTCCCCTTCAAACAAGGACAACCTCTGGTCTCTCATGAAAGACATCAGGCACAAGATTAAGCAAGAGGAGAGGCCCAAGTCCTCGGAGCTGGCCGTCCTGGAGTATCTGGAAGAGGACATACTGGATCAAAGCTGTGACCCCCTCGACTACTGGAACCTTAAAAAGTTCCAGTGGCCGGATCTTGCCAAAGTGGCCGTGCGCTATGTGGGCTGCCCGCCCAGCATCGTCCCGGCAGAGACCCTGTTCAGCACTGCCACCGTGAACTGTGCCCTGAACCAGCCCAGGCCGTTGCTAGACAACATGGAGGGCCTCCTCTTTCTCAAGGTCAACCTCCCTTTGATTTATTTTCAGTACTGATAAAGAGCCGTTACTTAAAAATGTCAAGGACCAAATGACAGAAAACTGTTGAATGCggccctttttctttctttttttttacacaaaagaGAACAAAATGTAAACACTGCTGGGTTCATCCGACACAAACAAGGATTTGAACTTTTGTTTTTAGCTGAACTGCATTTGTGTGTACTACTGTCCAAACACTGAGCTACTTGTCAGACTCAGTtcttcagggagggaggggttgttTAGCTGTAGGGTTTGTTGATATTTGTTgctgtacatttttttttttatgtctacGTTTGTGCGTCTCTCTCCTTGTGCCTTATACAAACTACTTCAGGTCAAAATGCTGTAAATATTTTTTACGATGCGCAAATCATGTCATAAGTCCTTCTGATTACACAATGGCTTAAAATAGAAATGGAATTCTGTGGTGTTTTCTAAGTGAAAACATGGCGCAAAATACAAATGCTGTGATTGAAAGATGTTTTAAGTTTATTGTTATTTAATTCTCTCGTGAACATGTGGCTCATGGTACTGTCAATATAGAAatagttttgttgttttttttacttgctGAATTTTCTCTTAAAAGACTATGTAAGATATTGCTGTATTTTCGCAACAAGCCGTTTTGTTTGAAATATACAAGTTGTCTCTGAAGCACAATTTTAAGTTTATTACCAAGGGATTAAATTATGGGTTTTTTGTCAAGTTGAAATATTGtactgtacatttttataaataaTGATTCTGAGCTTAATTTGATACATGTGTAAGCATTGTGAATGGAGCCAGGCAAATCTGGTGGTCATTTGTAAATAAAGGTTTTCCTAAAGTATATTTGTTAATTTTGTCTTTAAAAAAAGTGCTGCATGCTAGAAGGGAAGGTGGgagaagagggtgtgtgtgtgtgtgagggggggagggtgtgtgagaggggggagggtgtgtgtgtgtgtgtgagaggggggagggtgtgtgtgtgtgtgagagggggggagggtgtgtgtgtgtgtgtgagagaggggggagggtgtgtgtgtgtgagagggtgtgtgtgagagaggggggagggcaggtgtCTGTTTCAGACCAACAGAACAGTGTCGGTCAGTTCTACAGGAAGGCTTCGTGTGGTTAAACCCCACTACCAGCACacggttcctgttttgtgcttGAGACGCCTTCAGAGGACAGGTACAGCTGTGGTTAAATCCTTCAAAGCCCCCCTGTATGAAATCAATACATGAAACATGCCATCATGAAACTCTGCCTTTAATTATGATGTTCTTGACATCTATCAACATAAAGACGATCCCACCTGGGGCTGCAGGTGTGTAGCAGTGTGCGCTGCTTGCAGACGTCGAGCTGGAGAACGTGAAACACAGATTTGGTCCTGGTTTGCACATGGCTGACAGGGTGAGAACAGAGACCACATGTGAACCTGTAAGACTAGTTCCTTGTGTTTTactgacggggagagagagaaaacaggtgaGACCACCTTGAAGATCCACACCCACGCATGACTCCTACAACTAGGTCAGCTACGCTTTTGGTCACCATACAAAAAACTACAaatacccccccaaaaaaaacacaaacccaCAATCCTCACGGACACATCATCCGGTTCTCCCAGGGTTCTGTATCCTCTCCATTAAGACGACTTTGTTCTCCAGCACTATGCTGACAGGAGGGAACTGGAGGAGCGAGAGCTGTGTTCTGCTGTAGCCCTGGGTGTAGGACACTGCTCTGTGAGTGTCTCTGAGCTGGGCCATCTTAGTGCTGTTCACCTCCATCAGCAGATGGGTGTACGACCTCACGTCAGGGTGGCCCGGCATTAAGTCCTCTCTCTTGTCATACCTCAGAGGAAAATAGGAAGTAACATTCGGAATGAGTTGAATGCGACAGACAATAGCTTTAGAACACCAGGCTCGGGGGTTCCATTCTAGAACACGCTTACCTCCAGTTGGGGTTCTGTTCCAGGAAGCGTGAGATTCCGGTCTCAGCTGCGTAGGAATCAACATGGACCACAACATCtagacagtggggggggggggggggggggtaggaagtAGACCATAATACCTACAACAGCTGTAATAGTTATGAACAGGAATAATAAACCTTGTTTGTGCATTGGTATGCATGTTGTGTCTAATCATGTATTCAGTGTATATCTCTAGTATGTATTTGCACTGTACCGTGTTTCTACAGACTATCTCTAGGTGAAGTATTGCATGTCTAccataataacaataacaatgtaTTAATCTGACAGACATTTCCtcgaaaacaacacacacaggaaggatttgaacctgcaacctcatgATCTAAAGTCAATCATGTAATGCTCTAACCCCTGAGCCTCGCTCCCACCTGTGCCAGCGGGCAGCATGGCGTGCATCTCCTGCAGGGCGTGGCCTCCAGGGTAGTTGTGGCGCGAGGCGTACAGGGACACGCCAGAGTACAGCACGTTGACCAGCAGGTGGCCCACCACCACGCCAGAGCCCAGCTTGAACACCCATGACTTGTGGTAGTTGTTCAAGCTGCAGAGGGATGAACAACGAGCATGTCTTAATTCAGCACATTAtacggggggatttgaacctgtcagCTCCTGATCTACAGCATATTTAGACATAACAACACAATGTTTCTCTCAGAGCAACAtgccttccacacacacccaaacacctacagccatacagacacacacacctacacccgcttagacacacacccacctacacccctcccccccccccacacacacacacacctacacccctcccccccccccacacacacacacacacacccacctacacccctcccccccacacacacacacacacacacctacacccctcccccccacacacacacacacacacacctacacccctccccccccacacacacacacacacacacctacacccctcccccccccccacacacacacacacacacacacctacacccctccccccccccccacacacacacacacacctacacccctcccccccccacacacacacacacacacacacacctacacccctctcccccccccacactcacacacacacacacacacactcgtccagCCCGGTGGCAGCAGCACCCACATATAGGAGCCCCCCCTGGCAGCCAGAATGTTGAGCAGGGGGAAGCTGTAGATGATGAAGCGCAGCTCCTTGTGGGGCAGCAGGGAGTAGAGCAACAGGAAGCCCAGTGCGGGCAGAGCCAGCACCCCCGCCCGCCTGTCCTGCAGCCCCAggggcagcagcagcacagagctGCCCAGCGCCCGGGGCACCGCAGAGTAGAAGTACCACAGGAAGGGAGAGGTTTACTGGGGAAGAGGGTCAAGGGTCACACAG
The Osmerus eperlanus chromosome 17, fOsmEpe2.1, whole genome shotgun sequence DNA segment above includes these coding regions:
- the zbed4 gene encoding zinc finger BED domain-containing protein 4 isoform X1, whose protein sequence is MDGQDGISRDGEDMEASPEPEGSVESRRREATGTCLKIEGQDGYVFKSYSLTPRDPAEVKPPPPGLPAAQTGPPSPPGPPSPPGPPSPPGPPSPPGPPLPPGPASPSGPSDEEPSQVDPQVSVSDTATDTAASPHILKTAMEIKEEDPDEQEGEGGQNGTGEDVVRDDEGLSFDSSVGPFAARDTDDYSNLMSGYTSTLYDVAMDAVTQSLLSSMRSPANPRKKSPAWNHFCISPRDSTKAICMYCMKEFSRGKNEKDLSTSCLMRHVRRAHPTVLLQDGDSISSSNHLTNPLAASLLPPSNSPKNGDLPAANSTPAQSRASPSTSSAEGSDTLSKDALPKLEPKLEQCAKNVSAAASPLPHTDSHGDEAMDVAIEAFQPSAAKSSSSRRRSAVWKHFYLSPADSSKAVCIHCMNEFSRGKNGKDLGTSCLIRHMWRAHKDIVIEENGQGSNIPPPYTYPPTLLSRTQTQDPVEIKKESPLPPSSPDTISDEVPRHADDNMEVKEESEDVLNLSGQESSLNLSFQGLQGDESLLPSSPFDLSEGSSLNPDQSSVFQQNKKIMKRVKSEVWHHFMVSPVDQLKALCRYCPCVISRGKRGDFGTSCLMRHLMRRHPDVLKNQKTPEEPSSHPYASAGAHAVSPKETKRNSAGEKKTLALPVFSKKTSKLWNHFSISPSDPTKVVCLHCSRTISRGKKTTNLGTSCLFRHMQRFHEHVLESNKNNSGDALSAEFHVKQELMDATPAYEENGEKFDEFHPVAKKITTLVAEMLALDLQPSALVENVGLNRLLEYLQPQYSLPSSSFFTSTAIPDMYERVKEVVLTHLKEAEGSVVHFTTSVWVSSQTREYLTLTAHWACYESSVRPQAQDFHCSALLSVSLIDGDRDSLRIQKQLEYLWDTWVTSSGLKKGFTVTDDAAVRIVLEDAEHETLQCFGHTVDLIVNEAIKSQRMVQNLLSIARKICERVQRSAKAKEKLSQLQRVYQLPENQLVQDVPSKWRTSFLMLERLVEQKKVIDEMSIECNFREMISCDQWEVMQSVCNALKPFDVACSEMCSRTATLGQVIPLIHILNRKIDMLFDETMGIDNMLKSLKDSMVSRMSSTLQDPRYTWATMLDPRYKTSLFTEEEAEQCKQELIRELEVSLSTSTGTKTLSNGCGEGRTSPDSSPSNKDNLWSLMKDIRHKIKQEERPKSSELAVLEYLEEDILDQSCDPLDYWNLKKFQWPDLAKVAVRYVGCPPSIVPAETLFSTATVNCALNQPRPLLDNMEGLLFLKVNLPLIYFQY
- the zbed4 gene encoding zinc finger BED domain-containing protein 4 isoform X2, translated to MDGQDGISRDGEDMEASPEPEGSVESRRREATGTCLKIEGQDGYVFKSYSLTPRDPAEVKPPPPGLPAAQTGPPSPPGPPSPPGPASPSGPSDEEPSQVDPQVSVSDTATDTAASPHILKTAMEIKEEDPDEQEGEGGQNGTGEDVVRDDEGLSFDSSVGPFAARDTDDYSNLMSGYTSTLYDVAMDAVTQSLLSSMRSPANPRKKSPAWNHFCISPRDSTKAICMYCMKEFSRGKNEKDLSTSCLMRHVRRAHPTVLLQDGDSISSSNHLTNPLAASLLPPSNSPKNGDLPAANSTPAQSRASPSTSSAEGSDTLSKDALPKLEPKLEQCAKNVSAAASPLPHTDSHGDEAMDVAIEAFQPSAAKSSSSRRRSAVWKHFYLSPADSSKAVCIHCMNEFSRGKNGKDLGTSCLIRHMWRAHKDIVIEENGQGSNIPPPYTYPPTLLSRTQTQDPVEIKKESPLPPSSPDTISDEVPRHADDNMEVKEESEDVLNLSGQESSLNLSFQGLQGDESLLPSSPFDLSEGSSLNPDQSSVFQQNKKIMKRVKSEVWHHFMVSPVDQLKALCRYCPCVISRGKRGDFGTSCLMRHLMRRHPDVLKNQKTPEEPSSHPYASAGAHAVSPKETKRNSAGEKKTLALPVFSKKTSKLWNHFSISPSDPTKVVCLHCSRTISRGKKTTNLGTSCLFRHMQRFHEHVLESNKNNSGDALSAEFHVKQELMDATPAYEENGEKFDEFHPVAKKITTLVAEMLALDLQPSALVENVGLNRLLEYLQPQYSLPSSSFFTSTAIPDMYERVKEVVLTHLKEAEGSVVHFTTSVWVSSQTREYLTLTAHWACYESSVRPQAQDFHCSALLSVSLIDGDRDSLRIQKQLEYLWDTWVTSSGLKKGFTVTDDAAVRIVLEDAEHETLQCFGHTVDLIVNEAIKSQRMVQNLLSIARKICERVQRSAKAKEKLSQLQRVYQLPENQLVQDVPSKWRTSFLMLERLVEQKKVIDEMSIECNFREMISCDQWEVMQSVCNALKPFDVACSEMCSRTATLGQVIPLIHILNRKIDMLFDETMGIDNMLKSLKDSMVSRMSSTLQDPRYTWATMLDPRYKTSLFTEEEAEQCKQELIRELEVSLSTSTGTKTLSNGCGEGRTSPDSSPSNKDNLWSLMKDIRHKIKQEERPKSSELAVLEYLEEDILDQSCDPLDYWNLKKFQWPDLAKVAVRYVGCPPSIVPAETLFSTATVNCALNQPRPLLDNMEGLLFLKVNLPLIYFQY